From a single Larimichthys crocea isolate SSNF chromosome XIII, L_crocea_2.0, whole genome shotgun sequence genomic region:
- the utp23 gene encoding rRNA-processing protein UTP23 homolog, producing MKIKRQKQAKKTLSFYKYNFSFREPFQILIDGTFCQAALKNKIQIKEQMPKYLMGEVQLCTTSCALRELDTLGKELYGAKIILQRFQVRRCPHFKSPVPASECLLSMLGDTNPHHYFVATQDHTVTAGLKKIPGVPLLYIILNTIVLDKPCQTSLDHVQAVQLGELVSQAQQQSIRSLKEEQGIAQKDGERRGKKRKRKQSNPNPLSCLKKKKKGVPTQPLKKTEEGEKRKRSRHKKRRDDTSAPAATNT from the exons ATGAAGATCAAGCGACAGAAACAAGCCAAGAAAACTCTGAGCTTCTACAAATACAACTTCAGCTTCAGGGAGCCCTTCCAGATCCTCATCGACGGGACGTTTTGTCAGGCGGCTCTGAAGAACAAGATCCAGATCAAAGAGCAGATGCCCAAGTACCTGATGGGGGAGGTGCAGCTGTGCACCACCAG CTGTGCGCTCAGAGAGCTGGACACTCTGGGTAAAGAGCTGTACGGAGCTAAGATCATCCTGCAGAGGTTCCAGGTGAGGAGGTGTCCGCACTTCAAGAGCCCGGTCCCCGCTTCAGAGTGTCTGCTGTCCATGCTGGGGGACACAAACCCACACCACTACTTTGTTGCTACACAG GACCACACAGTAACCGCAGGCCTGAAGAAGATTCCAGGTGTCCCTCTGCTCTACATCATCCTCAACACCATCGTGCTGGACAAGCCCTGCCAGACGTCCCTCGACCACGTCCAGGCCGTCCAGCTGGGAGAACTGGTCAGCCAGGCCCAGCAGCAGAGCATCCGCAGCCTGAAAGAGGAGCAGGGCATCGCCCAGAAGGACGGCGAGAGGcgagggaagaagagaaagaggaaacagagcAACCCCAATCCTTTGAGCTgcttgaagaagaagaagaaaggcgTCCCAACACAGCCACTGAAGAAgacggaggagggggagaagaggaaaagaagtcGACACAAGAAAAGACGAGACGACACGTCCGCTCCTGCAGCTACAAATACATAG